A region from the Kribbella shirazensis genome encodes:
- a CDS encoding DUF3502 domain-containing protein, translated as MPATSPAGLSRRGFLAASGGLSVAALLGLNGCGNSSTGSKGAPDTLTLLLPGDAPTGWDAVLAKVNEKLKQDLGFTIAPQFIAWSNYQQQSLLKFTAGDTFDTALQARWLNMIQLVASKSLVPVGDLIGKYPNLSKSLAPELLEQNKWKGKLYGIPQVNSAARFHHFTVRQDLADKLGIGEITAFDQLEKFWYDVKQKQKITPVGISSNMPKLLVAFAPVGWLNQHDWENPHVSVQTFSGGSFPFYLAQDGKTTGSAKPIPFWEAPGVVDALRRVRKYYLDGIINKDALNVDSSTIGAQFESGRIASRWAMTDGLSSQSLAPLRKAVPSAQIANVVPIRGGKNAKPNQTFQADNFVVLNVKGQSNERALQLEDWVSIKENHDLISYGVEGKDWKPVGTDKFEQLSQYGFPGYALCWRQTLEKKIKDITPTEEAWFDWAQDYDNFTVDPYASFVPDVTPVKRQDSQVSAAMTQYGNPLWIGAVDVDKGLDALRKAVDKAGLADLHAELEKQANAYLKGE; from the coding sequence GTGCCCGCCACATCTCCAGCCGGTCTCAGCCGGCGCGGCTTTCTGGCCGCGAGCGGCGGCCTGTCCGTCGCGGCACTTCTCGGCCTGAACGGCTGCGGCAACTCGTCCACCGGATCGAAAGGCGCGCCCGACACGCTGACGCTGCTGCTCCCCGGCGACGCGCCGACCGGTTGGGACGCCGTACTCGCCAAGGTGAACGAGAAACTGAAGCAGGATCTCGGCTTCACCATCGCGCCGCAGTTCATCGCCTGGTCGAACTACCAGCAGCAGTCGTTGCTCAAGTTCACCGCCGGCGACACCTTCGACACCGCGCTCCAGGCCCGCTGGCTGAACATGATCCAGCTGGTCGCGAGCAAGTCGCTGGTCCCGGTCGGCGACCTGATCGGCAAGTACCCGAACCTCAGCAAGTCCCTCGCTCCCGAACTGCTCGAGCAGAACAAGTGGAAGGGCAAGCTGTACGGCATCCCGCAGGTGAACTCGGCCGCGAGGTTCCACCACTTCACCGTCCGCCAGGACCTGGCCGACAAGCTCGGCATCGGCGAGATCACCGCGTTCGACCAGCTCGAGAAGTTCTGGTACGACGTGAAGCAGAAGCAGAAGATCACGCCGGTCGGGATCTCCTCCAACATGCCCAAGCTACTCGTCGCCTTCGCGCCGGTCGGCTGGCTGAACCAGCACGACTGGGAGAACCCGCACGTCAGCGTCCAGACGTTCAGCGGCGGCTCGTTCCCGTTCTACCTGGCGCAGGACGGGAAGACCACCGGGTCGGCGAAGCCGATTCCGTTCTGGGAGGCGCCCGGTGTCGTCGACGCCCTGCGCCGCGTGCGCAAGTACTACCTGGACGGCATCATCAACAAGGACGCGCTGAACGTCGACTCGTCCACGATCGGCGCCCAGTTCGAGTCAGGCCGGATCGCGAGCCGCTGGGCGATGACCGACGGGCTCTCGTCCCAGTCGCTGGCACCGCTGCGCAAGGCCGTTCCGTCGGCGCAGATCGCGAACGTCGTCCCGATCCGGGGCGGCAAGAACGCGAAACCGAACCAGACCTTCCAGGCCGACAACTTCGTCGTACTGAACGTCAAGGGTCAGAGCAACGAGCGGGCCCTGCAGCTCGAGGACTGGGTCTCGATCAAGGAGAATCACGACCTGATCAGCTACGGCGTCGAGGGCAAGGACTGGAAGCCGGTCGGCACGGACAAGTTCGAGCAGCTCTCGCAGTACGGTTTCCCGGGGTACGCCCTGTGCTGGCGGCAGACGCTCGAGAAGAAGATCAAGGACATCACGCCGACCGAGGAGGCGTGGTTCGACTGGGCACAGGACTACGACAACTTCACCGTCGACCCGTACGCGTCGTTCGTCCCCGACGTGACGCCGGTGAAGCGGCAGGACAGCCAGGTCAGTGCGGCGATGACGCAGTACGGCAATCCGTTGTGGATCGGTGCGGTCGATGTGGACAAGGGGCTCGACGCCCTCAGGAAGGCGGTCGACAAGGCCGGTCTGGCCGACCTGCACGCGGAGCTCGAGAAGCAGGCGAACGCGTACCTCAAGGGCGAGTGA
- a CDS encoding right-handed parallel beta-helix repeat-containing protein, producing the protein MTRPRPPRGITGACALALGAAALFSPALFSSASAAPSPADVILVAPDGTADLPEDLHADQVVRTLDAAQALARTKNATADVRILLAGGTYELKDPLRFDSRDGGRNGHTVTWESVPGQRAVLSGGSKVTNWTLSDPAKNIWSADVPVGTRSRQLYVDGKLADRTQLLLAESKKTRGHLVFTQRGLTVNDPALAERIAGLSNPGDLEIEEMGSFTDRYSPVRSVDGNTLVMEQPAWDNNNFGYDTLKSPYNRGAMYLNNAYELISGPNQWYLDSAKGKVFYRPAEGQSMTAADVRLPRLESLVQISGSYPDPVRNLAFRNLTFAHTTWNSPSGPQGYVDQQSGAHIVGKYAKPADFLTSCQDGCPEFEKTRNEWHQIPAAVQVSAAERVTFDGNRFEQLGSVGLGLGMDPNAHASGTGYGAGEIDVLGNSFTESAASAIVVGGVQPDAHHPRDPRMTNHDVRIVDNTISGVSQSYRDNAGILSTYVTRATITHNTLTDLPYDGVDIGWGWGINDPGGNLYYLEAGLYNYQPVYKTPTTFRENYVAYNLIHDTKQAMHDGGSIYTLSSSPGTVIERNYVYDSRVTFGALIDQGTRYVVMRNNVFLGSSRWVYINSDAGNPDTFNTKDNLVTGNWWDVGPARNPEGPGYNNQVVDNVQITDGVFPPEAQRVMKEAGARR; encoded by the coding sequence ATGACCCGACCTCGTCCGCCCCGAGGGATCACCGGCGCCTGCGCGCTCGCCCTCGGCGCCGCCGCCCTGTTCTCCCCCGCCCTGTTCTCCTCCGCCTCCGCCGCCCCATCCCCGGCCGACGTCATCCTGGTCGCCCCGGACGGCACGGCCGACCTACCGGAAGACCTGCACGCCGACCAGGTCGTACGCACCCTGGACGCCGCCCAGGCACTGGCCCGCACCAAGAACGCGACCGCCGATGTCCGCATCCTGCTCGCGGGCGGCACCTACGAACTGAAGGACCCACTGCGCTTCGACTCCCGCGACGGCGGCCGCAACGGTCACACCGTCACCTGGGAGAGCGTGCCCGGACAACGCGCCGTCCTGTCGGGCGGATCCAAGGTCACCAACTGGACCCTCTCCGACCCGGCGAAGAACATTTGGTCCGCCGACGTCCCGGTCGGCACCCGGTCCCGGCAGTTGTACGTCGACGGCAAGCTCGCCGATCGCACCCAGCTGCTGCTGGCCGAGTCGAAGAAGACCCGCGGCCACCTCGTCTTCACCCAGCGCGGTCTCACCGTCAACGACCCGGCTCTCGCCGAACGCATCGCCGGTCTGTCCAACCCCGGCGACCTCGAGATCGAGGAAATGGGGTCGTTCACGGACCGCTACTCCCCCGTCCGTTCGGTCGACGGCAACACCCTGGTGATGGAGCAGCCGGCCTGGGACAACAACAACTTCGGGTACGACACCCTCAAGTCGCCGTACAACCGCGGCGCGATGTACCTGAACAACGCGTACGAGCTGATCTCCGGCCCGAACCAGTGGTACCTCGACTCGGCCAAGGGCAAGGTCTTCTACCGTCCCGCCGAAGGACAGTCGATGACCGCAGCCGACGTACGGCTGCCGCGGCTGGAGTCGCTCGTCCAGATCAGCGGCAGCTACCCCGACCCGGTGCGGAACCTTGCCTTCCGCAACCTCACCTTCGCGCACACCACCTGGAACTCCCCGAGCGGTCCCCAGGGGTACGTCGACCAGCAGAGCGGCGCGCACATCGTCGGGAAGTACGCGAAACCGGCGGACTTCCTGACCAGCTGCCAGGACGGCTGCCCCGAGTTCGAGAAGACCCGCAACGAGTGGCACCAGATCCCGGCCGCCGTGCAGGTGTCGGCCGCCGAACGCGTGACCTTCGACGGCAACCGCTTCGAACAGCTCGGCTCCGTCGGCCTCGGCCTCGGCATGGACCCGAACGCGCACGCCTCCGGCACCGGGTACGGCGCCGGCGAGATCGATGTCCTCGGCAACAGCTTCACCGAGAGCGCCGCGTCGGCGATCGTGGTCGGCGGCGTGCAGCCCGACGCGCACCATCCCCGTGACCCGCGGATGACGAACCACGACGTACGCATCGTGGACAACACGATCAGCGGCGTCTCGCAGAGCTACCGCGACAACGCCGGCATCCTGTCGACGTACGTCACCCGCGCGACCATCACCCACAACACCCTCACCGACCTGCCGTACGACGGCGTCGACATCGGCTGGGGATGGGGCATCAACGACCCGGGCGGCAACTTGTACTACCTCGAGGCCGGGCTCTACAACTACCAGCCGGTCTACAAGACGCCGACGACGTTCCGGGAGAACTACGTCGCCTACAACCTGATCCACGACACCAAGCAGGCCATGCACGACGGGGGCAGCATCTACACCCTGTCGTCGAGCCCGGGCACCGTGATCGAACGCAACTACGTCTACGACAGCCGGGTGACGTTCGGCGCCCTGATCGACCAGGGCACGAGGTACGTCGTGATGCGCAACAACGTGTTCCTCGGCAGCAGCCGCTGGGTCTACATCAACTCCGACGCCGGCAACCCGGACACGTTCAACACCAAGGACAACCTGGTCACCGGCAACTGGTGGGACGTCGGACCGGCCCGCAACCCCGAAGGCCCCGGCTACAACAACCAGGTGGTGGACAACGTGCAGATCACCGACGGGGTCTTCCCACCGGAAGCCCAGCGCGTCATGAAGGAGGCCGGCGCCCGGCGCTGA
- a CDS encoding ABC transporter permease subunit produces the protein MTAALTSTLAKSSVRTATRRRRRPEAFTVISIIGVTTFMVICLIPFWMIVSGSFTDEQTLATTGYSLIPRPFSISAYKLIFTGPTLLGAYAASVFITVVGTALALACTSGLSWVIARRLPYVSRPLSVFAYIPMLFTGGLVPLYLLVTQYLKLQNSYFAVILPLLVAPFLVFIQVSAFRQLPEEILDSARVDGAGEMQIFFRIGLPLSKPILAVVGLFYAVHYWNEWFTALLFMSDVHKFPLPLLLQNLISNVSFSQMLPTAAEQSTPVYQLRLALTVVTIGPILLAYPFAQRYFVKGITLGATKG, from the coding sequence GTGACCGCTGCCCTGACCTCCACCCTCGCCAAGTCGTCCGTGCGGACGGCGACCCGCCGGCGCCGGCGGCCGGAAGCGTTCACGGTGATCAGCATCATCGGGGTGACCACCTTCATGGTCATCTGCCTGATCCCGTTCTGGATGATCGTGTCCGGATCGTTCACCGACGAGCAGACGCTGGCGACCACCGGCTACAGCCTGATCCCGCGGCCGTTCTCGATCTCGGCGTACAAGCTGATCTTCACCGGTCCCACGTTGCTGGGCGCGTACGCCGCGAGCGTGTTCATCACCGTCGTGGGTACGGCGCTGGCGCTGGCGTGCACGTCCGGGCTCAGCTGGGTGATCGCGCGCCGGCTGCCCTACGTCAGCAGGCCGTTGTCGGTGTTCGCGTACATCCCGATGCTGTTCACCGGCGGGCTCGTCCCGCTCTACCTGCTCGTCACGCAGTACCTGAAACTCCAGAACAGCTACTTCGCGGTCATCCTGCCGTTGCTGGTGGCACCTTTCCTGGTGTTCATCCAGGTCTCGGCGTTCCGCCAGTTGCCGGAGGAGATCCTCGACTCGGCGCGGGTCGACGGCGCGGGGGAGATGCAGATCTTCTTCCGCATCGGCCTGCCGCTGTCGAAGCCGATCCTCGCGGTGGTCGGCCTGTTCTACGCGGTGCACTACTGGAACGAATGGTTCACCGCGTTGCTGTTCATGTCGGACGTCCACAAGTTCCCGCTCCCGCTGCTGCTGCAGAACCTGATCTCGAACGTGTCGTTCTCGCAGATGCTGCCGACAGCCGCGGAGCAGTCGACGCCGGTCTACCAGCTCCGGCTCGCCCTGACGGTCGTCACCATCGGCCCGATCCTGCTCGCCTACCCCTTCGCGCAGCGCTATTTCGTCAAAGGCATCACTCTGGGAGCCACCAAGGGCTGA
- a CDS encoding LacI family DNA-binding transcriptional regulator: MSSGRQPTVKDVAASAGVSATTVSRVLGGTYPVSASVRSRVLRAVRDLDYVINAQARALVGGSTRTVAFIVRDLVGPLFAYIGQGVELQATAEGRVCLVCTHHGDPERELELIELMRQQQAEAVVLVGGGLRTEEHVRRMAEIAHSLDRAGSRLVLCGRPPIGADVPATVVEYDNEGGAFAVTDYLLSLGHERIAFVGAGEPEHTTTGARLNGFLNAHATRGLDVDQELIVDGNYDRESGYRQTRLLLERKAGMTAVVAVTDVVAIGVLAALRDAGVRVPEDVSVVGYDDIPLSADLNPPLTTVHLPYEELGRSAVRLALHRDEYALDQHLLLGTHVVIRSSTAKRKHD; this comes from the coding sequence ATGAGCTCGGGGCGGCAGCCGACTGTCAAGGACGTCGCCGCGTCCGCCGGCGTGAGTGCCACCACCGTCTCCCGGGTGCTCGGCGGCACCTACCCGGTGAGTGCGTCGGTCCGGAGCCGGGTGCTGCGCGCGGTGCGCGACCTCGACTATGTCATCAACGCCCAGGCCCGCGCCCTGGTCGGCGGATCGACCCGGACGGTCGCCTTCATCGTGCGCGACCTGGTCGGCCCGCTGTTCGCCTACATCGGCCAGGGTGTCGAACTGCAGGCGACCGCCGAGGGCAGGGTGTGCCTGGTCTGCACACATCACGGTGACCCCGAGCGCGAACTCGAACTGATCGAGCTGATGCGCCAGCAGCAGGCCGAGGCGGTGGTCCTGGTCGGCGGCGGGTTGCGGACCGAGGAGCATGTCCGGCGGATGGCGGAGATCGCGCACTCGCTCGACCGGGCCGGTTCGCGGCTCGTGCTGTGCGGCCGCCCACCGATCGGCGCGGACGTGCCGGCCACGGTGGTCGAGTACGACAACGAAGGTGGTGCGTTCGCGGTCACCGACTACCTGCTCTCACTGGGCCACGAGCGGATCGCGTTCGTCGGAGCCGGTGAGCCCGAGCACACGACGACCGGAGCGCGGCTCAACGGGTTCCTGAACGCCCACGCGACCAGAGGGCTGGACGTCGACCAGGAACTGATTGTCGACGGCAACTACGACCGCGAGTCCGGGTACCGGCAGACGCGACTGCTGCTGGAACGCAAGGCGGGCATGACAGCCGTCGTCGCCGTCACGGACGTGGTCGCGATCGGTGTCCTCGCCGCACTCCGGGACGCCGGCGTACGCGTACCCGAGGATGTTTCCGTGGTCGGGTACGACGACATTCCGCTCAGCGCCGACCTCAATCCGCCGCTGACGACCGTGCATCTCCCGTACGAGGAGCTCGGGCGGTCCGCCGTACGGCTTGCCCTGCATCGCGACGAGTACGCGCTCGACCAGCACCTGTTGCTCGGCACCCACGTAGTCATCCGCTCGTCGACCGCTAAGAGGAAACATGACTGA
- a CDS encoding NAD(P)-dependent oxidoreductase: MSDRPPAVVAMSAVHWPSLFPDPVRRALGELVAFDPAVIVERLDDPRLEDRLADAEILITGWGCPAIDRAALDAMPKLRAVLHAAGSVKAHLCPEVWERGIAVSSAASANAVPVAEYALGVVLLAGKGVFGLRERYRRDRGFELGFIHDGVGNYRRTVGLIGASRIGRQVIDLLRPFDFHVQVYDPYAEDLDVPVVDLPTLLATSDIVSVHAPSTAETYRLLGREELALMPDGATLVNTARGELVDPEALIAELASGRLSAVLDVTDPEPLPPDSPLFDLPNAFVTPHVAGSHGNELARLGVCVVDELDRFLSGEPLLHPVGLADLDRGA; encoded by the coding sequence GTGTCCGATCGACCGCCGGCCGTCGTCGCCATGTCCGCAGTGCACTGGCCGTCGCTGTTCCCGGACCCCGTCCGCCGTGCGCTCGGCGAGCTCGTCGCGTTCGATCCGGCGGTGATCGTCGAGCGCCTCGACGATCCGCGGCTCGAGGACCGGCTCGCGGACGCCGAGATCCTGATCACCGGGTGGGGCTGCCCGGCGATCGACCGGGCCGCGCTGGACGCCATGCCGAAACTCCGGGCGGTGCTGCACGCCGCCGGCAGCGTGAAGGCGCATCTGTGCCCGGAGGTGTGGGAGCGCGGCATCGCGGTCTCCTCCGCGGCGTCGGCGAACGCCGTCCCGGTCGCCGAGTACGCGCTCGGTGTCGTGCTCCTCGCCGGCAAGGGCGTGTTCGGACTCCGCGAGCGGTACCGGCGGGACCGGGGCTTCGAGCTCGGGTTCATCCACGACGGCGTGGGGAACTACCGGCGAACGGTCGGGCTGATCGGCGCATCACGGATCGGGAGGCAGGTGATCGACCTGCTGCGGCCGTTCGACTTCCACGTCCAGGTGTACGACCCGTACGCCGAGGATCTCGACGTACCCGTCGTGGATCTGCCGACGCTGCTCGCGACCAGCGACATCGTCAGTGTGCACGCGCCGTCGACGGCGGAGACCTATCGCCTGCTCGGCCGCGAGGAGCTGGCGCTCATGCCGGACGGCGCGACCCTCGTCAACACGGCACGGGGCGAACTCGTGGATCCCGAGGCGCTGATCGCCGAACTCGCCTCTGGCCGGCTCTCCGCGGTCCTCGACGTGACCGACCCCGAACCGCTGCCGCCCGACTCGCCGCTGTTCGACCTGCCGAATGCCTTCGTGACCCCTCACGTCGCGGGATCGCACGGCAACGAACTCGCCCGTCTCGGGGTCTGCGTGGTGGACGAGCTGGACCGCTTCCTGTCCGGCGAGCCGCTGCTGCACCCTGTCGGTCTGGCCGATCTCGACCGGGGCGCGTGA
- a CDS encoding LacI family DNA-binding transcriptional regulator, with amino-acid sequence MTAPRRKLAVVAREAGVSVSTVSKVLRAYPDVAPATRARVREVLRRFGYPVEDPAAGVRRDESALVDLVVAGAGRSWAGEVLAGLAERVRQPGLAVVVTTVSPGTPVPRIWLEQVFARGTRGVIGLGADFTDVQLAYLAAHDIPCVLVEPGVQDVVSQALTVVLDGSAAVPVDLAG; translated from the coding sequence ATGACCGCCCCACGCAGGAAGCTCGCCGTCGTCGCCCGCGAGGCCGGCGTGTCGGTGTCCACGGTGTCGAAGGTTCTGCGGGCCTACCCGGACGTCGCGCCCGCGACGCGGGCCCGCGTGCGGGAGGTCCTGCGGCGGTTCGGGTATCCAGTGGAGGACCCGGCGGCCGGAGTACGTCGGGATGAATCGGCACTGGTCGACCTGGTGGTGGCGGGTGCCGGGCGGAGCTGGGCCGGCGAGGTTCTCGCCGGGCTGGCCGAGCGGGTCCGGCAGCCGGGGCTGGCCGTCGTCGTAACGACGGTCAGCCCGGGAACACCGGTGCCGAGGATCTGGCTGGAGCAGGTGTTCGCGCGCGGTACCCGTGGAGTGATCGGGCTCGGCGCGGACTTCACCGACGTACAGCTGGCGTATCTCGCGGCCCACGACATCCCGTGCGTGCTGGTCGAACCTGGCGTCCAGGACGTCGTGTCCCAGGCGCTTACGGTCGTCCTCGACGGATCAGCCGCGGTGCCCGTCGACCTGGCTGGGTGA
- a CDS encoding alpha/beta hydrolase: MLPSMPPDVETLHHTKTGPETPAPAPAGGAVVGGADGAAAGGAVATAGAGNVLLLVHGWGGDGHSWDPVRFGARRVVTVDLRGHGRSPVPDDGYRPADYAADLAALITATGLQPVVAVGHSMGGQVVVRLALDHPELVRALVVIDPAYGADDAEAATFGRRLADLRRDGAAAAVRQLGHLADDVREQLLRTPGHVLAVSYAGMYTDPDAFGARPAAAKVLARLTQPVLCIRPGAPMADWDLSCALPPRSRVVVWNGAGHFLHRDRPRPFVRLVEGWLATL, from the coding sequence ATGCTGCCATCCATGCCGCCGGATGTCGAAACCCTCCACCACACCAAAACCGGCCCCGAAACCCCAGCCCCCGCCCCAGCCGGTGGTGCAGTAGTTGGTGGTGCGGATGGTGCGGCAGCCGGTGGTGCAGTAGCTACAGCCGGTGCGGGGAACGTACTGCTTCTGGTGCATGGCTGGGGTGGGGACGGGCATTCCTGGGATCCCGTGCGATTCGGCGCCCGGCGGGTCGTGACCGTCGACCTGCGCGGTCACGGACGCTCGCCGGTCCCCGACGACGGCTACCGTCCCGCCGACTACGCCGCTGACCTCGCCGCGCTGATCACGGCGACCGGGCTCCAGCCGGTGGTTGCCGTGGGCCACTCCATGGGCGGTCAGGTCGTGGTGCGGCTCGCGCTGGACCACCCGGAGTTGGTCCGCGCGCTGGTGGTAATAGATCCGGCGTACGGTGCGGACGACGCCGAGGCGGCGACGTTCGGCCGGCGACTGGCGGATCTCCGGCGGGACGGCGCCGCGGCCGCCGTACGCCAGTTGGGCCACCTCGCGGACGACGTACGCGAGCAACTGTTGCGTACGCCGGGCCACGTCCTGGCAGTCAGCTATGCCGGCATGTACACCGACCCTGACGCGTTCGGGGCACGTCCCGCCGCCGCGAAGGTGCTGGCCCGGCTGACCCAGCCGGTCCTGTGCATCCGCCCCGGCGCGCCGATGGCCGACTGGGACCTGAGCTGCGCCCTCCCGCCGCGATCACGCGTCGTCGTCTGGAACGGCGCCGGCCACTTCCTCCACCGCGACCGGCCCCGGCCCTTCGTTCGCCTGGTGGAAGGCTGGCTCGCCACCCTGTGA
- a CDS encoding ABC transporter permease subunit: MTDHSTGPATRRRGALRGSLWLGLLALPAVAFFLVFSYAPMAGLVVAFKEFDISKGIFGSPWNGLDNFRYFFSSGDAGRILLNTLLLNVLFLAATLAAGVTLALMLNELRGRYFKRVAQSTIFFPYFVSPVVIAIMLQVLLSGPAGSGGAVNDALAGFGLPTVSWYTEPGPWPWILTAVKVWQLGGYMSVIFLAAITSIPEDVYEAGQIDGASRAQMAFRITLPLLKPTAAVLLVLGVGRIFYGDFGTIYAIVGDNGTLFPTTDVIDTYVFRSLRQIGDFGTTAAIGLFQSVVGFVLVATAVLIQRRYSKETSLL; encoded by the coding sequence GTGACTGACCACTCGACCGGACCGGCCACGCGCCGCCGCGGCGCGCTGCGCGGCAGCCTGTGGCTGGGGCTGCTGGCGCTGCCCGCCGTGGCGTTCTTCCTGGTGTTCAGCTACGCGCCGATGGCCGGCCTGGTGGTGGCCTTCAAGGAGTTCGACATCAGCAAGGGCATCTTCGGGAGCCCGTGGAACGGCCTGGACAACTTCCGGTACTTCTTCAGCTCGGGCGACGCCGGCCGGATCCTGCTGAACACGCTGCTGCTGAACGTGCTGTTCCTGGCCGCGACGCTGGCGGCGGGTGTGACGCTCGCGCTCATGCTCAACGAGCTCCGCGGCCGGTACTTCAAGCGGGTCGCGCAGTCGACGATCTTCTTCCCGTACTTCGTCTCGCCGGTCGTGATCGCGATCATGCTGCAGGTGCTGCTGTCCGGGCCGGCCGGATCGGGTGGCGCGGTGAACGACGCGCTCGCGGGCTTCGGTCTGCCGACGGTCAGCTGGTACACCGAGCCCGGCCCGTGGCCGTGGATCCTCACCGCGGTGAAGGTCTGGCAGTTGGGCGGCTACATGAGCGTCATCTTCCTGGCCGCGATCACCTCGATCCCCGAGGACGTCTACGAGGCCGGGCAGATCGACGGCGCCAGCCGGGCCCAGATGGCGTTCCGGATCACGCTTCCGCTGCTCAAGCCGACGGCGGCGGTGCTGCTGGTGCTCGGCGTCGGCCGGATCTTCTACGGCGACTTCGGGACGATCTACGCGATCGTCGGCGACAACGGCACGTTGTTCCCGACCACCGACGTCATCGACACCTATGTCTTCCGCTCGCTGCGCCAGATCGGTGACTTCGGCACCACGGCCGCGATCGGCCTGTTCCAGTCCGTCGTCGGATTCGTCCTGGTGGCGACGGCGGTGCTGATCCAGCGCCGGTACTCGAAGGAAACGAGCCTGCTGTGA
- a CDS encoding LacI family DNA-binding transcriptional regulator, with protein sequence MTEPTPGRRRSSTGPTLADVAAHAGLSPATVSRVLADNYPVSRSAKQRVMNAVRELNYSANTHARALAAGARSKTIAFILADVRGQSFADAAHGVEQEAARQGWLSLIGTTQGDPDRELALVQLMREQRAGAVVLIGGVVEEAAEYRQKMTELARSLHAAGSLLVLCGRPALGDGVPAAVIEYDNENGAYALTSHLLAQGHKRILFLAGPKRQSTSNERLAGHRRALSDFGVPDEPRLIEHGVFTRASGYQLTRRRLAAGRDFTAVFAATDVVAAGVYAAAAEQRLTIPDDLSVVGYDDVELAQDLRPRLTTVHVPYEDLGRTAAQIAVDDQHLQEGWTGDHRLFKTHVVIRNSVKRPASPSQVDGHRG encoded by the coding sequence ATGACTGAGCCGACGCCCGGACGCCGCAGGTCGTCCACCGGCCCGACGCTGGCCGACGTCGCCGCGCACGCCGGCCTTTCTCCGGCGACCGTCTCCCGGGTGCTGGCCGACAACTACCCGGTATCCCGCTCGGCCAAGCAGCGGGTGATGAATGCGGTCCGCGAGCTGAACTACTCCGCGAACACGCACGCCCGCGCGCTGGCAGCAGGCGCACGGTCGAAGACGATCGCGTTCATCCTCGCCGACGTCCGCGGGCAGTCCTTCGCCGACGCCGCCCACGGTGTGGAGCAGGAAGCGGCCCGGCAGGGCTGGCTCAGTCTGATCGGCACCACCCAGGGCGATCCGGACCGGGAGCTCGCCCTCGTCCAGCTGATGCGCGAGCAGCGCGCAGGGGCGGTCGTACTGATCGGCGGTGTCGTGGAAGAGGCGGCCGAGTACCGGCAGAAGATGACCGAGCTGGCCCGGTCGCTGCACGCCGCCGGATCACTGCTCGTACTGTGCGGACGCCCAGCACTCGGCGACGGCGTCCCGGCCGCGGTGATCGAGTACGACAACGAGAACGGCGCGTACGCGCTGACGAGTCACCTGCTGGCGCAGGGCCACAAGCGCATCCTGTTCCTCGCCGGGCCCAAGCGTCAGAGCACCAGCAACGAGCGGCTAGCCGGTCACCGCAGGGCGCTGTCCGACTTCGGCGTACCGGACGAGCCGAGGCTGATCGAGCACGGGGTCTTCACCCGCGCTTCGGGCTACCAGCTGACACGTCGCCGGCTGGCCGCAGGCCGGGACTTCACCGCTGTCTTCGCCGCCACCGACGTCGTGGCCGCCGGGGTGTACGCCGCCGCGGCCGAGCAGCGGCTGACCATCCCCGATGACCTCTCGGTCGTCGGGTACGACGACGTAGAACTCGCCCAGGACCTACGCCCCCGGCTCACCACCGTGCACGTGCCGTACGAAGATCTCGGCCGGACCGCCGCACAGATCGCCGTCGACGACCAGCACCTGCAGGAGGGCTGGACCGGCGACCACCGGCTCTTCAAGACCCACGTGGTGATCCGCAACTCGGTGAAGCGGCCTGCGTCACCCAGCCAGGTCGACGGGCACCGCGGCTGA
- a CDS encoding transcriptional repressor: protein MGSRGPRRLTAGDIGVRRTRQRAAILGALGGCSNFVSARELHQLLVSAGEAIGLTTVYRALHDLERAELVDVVRDDAGGRYYRQRPTAEHRHYLICRCCGLSRPVDAEVVETWADRVADDSGFTDVEHTLELAGVCATCAPAAEL from the coding sequence GTGGGTTCGAGAGGGCCGCGGCGGTTGACCGCTGGCGACATCGGAGTACGCCGGACGCGTCAGCGCGCGGCGATCCTCGGTGCGCTGGGCGGCTGCTCAAACTTCGTGTCGGCGCGGGAGTTGCACCAGTTGCTGGTGTCGGCGGGTGAGGCCATCGGGCTGACCACGGTGTACCGGGCGCTGCACGATCTCGAACGCGCCGAGTTGGTCGACGTCGTACGCGACGACGCCGGCGGACGCTACTACCGGCAACGACCGACCGCCGAGCATCGGCACTATCTGATCTGCCGTTGCTGCGGTCTCAGCCGACCGGTAGACGCCGAGGTCGTCGAAACCTGGGCCGATCGTGTCGCCGATGACTCCGGCTTCACAGACGTCGAGCACACCCTCGAACTGGCAGGCGTCTGCGCGACCTGCGCCCCCGCGGCGGAGCTCTGA